A segment of the Candidatus Doudnabacteria bacterium genome:
GGCACAACTCGTTGTCGTCCACGATGAATTGGACCTGCCTTTAGGTTCAATGAAAATAGTAAAAAACAATTCCTCGGCAGGGCACCACGGCGTGCAATCAATCATAGACGAGATCGGCACGAAAGATTTCATCCGCATACGCTTAGGCATTGATAACCCCGAAGCACGCGGAGAAATTCCCGGCGATGAGTTTGTCCTGCAAAAATTTACACCACAGGAAGAAAAAATAGCAAAAGAAATTTTGGAAAAAACCAAGGATGCGATCGATGTTCTGCAAACCGAAGGACTCGATATTGCGCAATCAAAATACAACGGCTGAAGAAGCCGTTTTTTTTACAAAAAAAAGACCTGCTCTTGCAAGTCTTAGGACTTAACGGGCAAACCGCCGGGATCTCTTCGCTTTAGATGGAGCGGGATGGGCGGCTGCCACTTTTGCGGCTCTATCAATCCTTTCT
Coding sequences within it:
- the pth gene encoding aminoacyl-tRNA hydrolase, which translates into the protein MILIVGLGNPGKQYENSRHNFGFRVLDLLSGGEPWENKYDSQIIKTDDIILAKPQLYMNLSGKAVTQILKFYPAAQLVVVHDELDLPLGSMKIVKNNSSAGHHGVQSIIDEIGTKDFIRIRLGIDNPEARGEIPGDEFVLQKFTPQEEKIAKEILEKTKDAIDVLQTEGLDIAQSKYNG